One stretch of Bacteroidota bacterium DNA includes these proteins:
- a CDS encoding beta-L-arabinofuranosidase domain-containing protein — protein sequence MGKIIVISRANTDMVVNGKKLFLSGETLVDGDVKVTGKLGNKFFITIAYAGLLLLFFTVSFPQTNTSQVEKIPTFHQFEELSPNTIHPQGWIKEFLLRQKSGMTGQHYALGYPYNTNLWNGVLKRAGEYGDESWRYEQTGYLVDGIIRLGYLLNDKDLIKKGEDNVRYTLDNVKSDGRIGPEKTSEWPNAVFFRALKAYYLSTKNVMVLSVLEKHYLTIIPQELGRGRNIVNLEGILWLYGINGNLKLLELAEKSYETFNLPTNHSDDLTMSRCLSDSIIRMHGVSYMEQAKIPAILYAYTGKLQYLSAATNAFYKLDRDHMLPDGVPTSNEHLAGKDIMQSHETCDITDYTWAIGYLLMANGDASVADKIEKACFNAGPGAVTKDFKALQYFSGLNQVISTFESNHNKFYHGETWMAYSPVHMTECCSGNVNRFMPNFASRLWMRDKQGGLVSAFYAPSSVDFKINEANITVKEETNYPFSHEIRYEFESDKTITLPFTFRIPVWCTQPKLFINGKSYSGKLTTGKFITINLLINNKAGIKLYLPMKPELITVADNGLVVEYGPLLFAYPVPTKAEKDTIFHPNMNGKRASNPNFPAWNFFPAADWNYALLLDKNNFEKNIQVKISTTNSYAFDTNEAPIIIRVPAKKINTWNLVGNRYTPPLPEKENYTAEAETVYINLVPYGSTCLRVAVFPSGTLAK from the coding sequence ATGGGAAAAATAATTGTCATCAGCCGCGCCAATACCGACATGGTGGTCAACGGTAAAAAACTATTCTTGTCCGGAGAAACATTAGTAGACGGCGATGTAAAGGTGACTGGAAAATTAGGAAATAAATTTTTTATAACAATCGCATATGCAGGATTGCTGCTTTTATTTTTTACTGTTTCCTTTCCTCAAACCAATACTAGTCAAGTTGAAAAAATTCCGACCTTCCATCAATTTGAGGAACTTTCACCCAACACAATTCATCCTCAAGGCTGGATAAAGGAATTTCTTCTTAGACAAAAATCCGGTATGACTGGACAACATTACGCATTGGGTTATCCTTACAATACCAATCTGTGGAATGGTGTTTTAAAAAGAGCGGGAGAATACGGGGATGAATCATGGAGGTATGAACAAACAGGGTATTTGGTGGATGGTATTATTCGCCTTGGGTACCTGCTGAATGACAAAGACCTGATTAAAAAGGGGGAAGACAATGTACGCTATACACTCGACAACGTGAAAAGCGATGGAAGGATTGGTCCTGAAAAAACATCTGAATGGCCGAACGCAGTTTTTTTTAGGGCTCTCAAAGCGTATTACCTCAGTACAAAAAACGTAATGGTATTAAGCGTTCTGGAAAAACATTATCTTACTATTATACCTCAGGAACTGGGTCGTGGGCGAAACATCGTTAATTTGGAAGGAATATTATGGTTGTATGGAATTAACGGTAACCTTAAACTGTTGGAACTTGCTGAAAAATCGTACGAAACTTTCAATCTGCCTACCAATCATAGCGATGATCTCACAATGTCCAGATGTTTATCTGATTCTATCATAAGAATGCATGGTGTTTCCTATATGGAGCAGGCAAAAATTCCAGCCATACTGTATGCTTATACGGGCAAACTACAATACCTGAGTGCTGCAACAAATGCCTTTTATAAACTTGACCGTGACCACATGCTTCCCGATGGAGTGCCGACCTCCAATGAGCACCTTGCAGGCAAAGACATCATGCAGAGCCATGAAACATGTGACATTACTGATTATACGTGGGCAATTGGATATTTATTAATGGCAAACGGAGATGCCTCGGTGGCTGACAAAATAGAAAAAGCCTGTTTTAATGCAGGTCCGGGTGCAGTTACCAAAGATTTTAAAGCGTTACAGTATTTTTCAGGTTTAAATCAGGTCATCAGTACTTTTGAATCCAATCACAATAAATTTTATCATGGTGAAACTTGGATGGCATACAGTCCCGTGCACATGACGGAATGCTGTTCAGGCAATGTAAACCGCTTTATGCCCAATTTTGCTTCTCGGTTATGGATGCGTGACAAGCAGGGCGGATTAGTCTCTGCATTCTATGCGCCGTCTTCCGTTGATTTTAAAATAAATGAAGCAAATATTACTGTGAAAGAAGAAACCAATTATCCCTTCTCCCATGAAATACGGTATGAGTTCGAGTCTGATAAAACAATAACACTTCCATTCACATTCCGGATTCCGGTATGGTGTACGCAGCCCAAACTTTTCATCAATGGCAAGTCATATTCTGGTAAACTCACGACAGGGAAATTCATCACTATTAACCTACTCATCAACAATAAAGCTGGCATAAAGCTTTATTTACCGATGAAACCTGAATTGATAACAGTTGCTGATAATGGGCTTGTAGTTGAATATGGCCCATTGTTATTTGCCTATCCTGTTCCTACAAAGGCAGAAAAGGATACCATATTTCATCCAAATATGAATGGCAAACGGGCGAGCAATCCCAATTTTCCAGCATGGAATTTTTTCCCTGCTGCAGATTGGAATTATGCTCTGCTGCTCGATAAAAATAATTTCGAGAAAAACATACAAGTCAAAATATCCACAACGAATTCCTATGCATTTGATACTAATGAGGCTCCAATAATAATCAGAGTCCCTGCAAAAAAAATAAATACATGGAATCTGGTTGGAAACAGATACACTCCCCCACTGCCTGAAAAAGAGAATTATACAGCAGAGGCAGAAACGGTATATATCAATCTTGTTCCTTATGGCAGCACTTGCTTAAGGGTAGCAGTGTTTCCATCTGGAACATTAGCAAAATAA
- a CDS encoding alpha-amylase family glycosyl hydrolase, with translation MKNSLRFLFIISLLISLQTAVHSQTVPITFRVNMGYLISMGKFDPANEYVDLAGTFNNWGSPVTKLADSDDDKIYEIVINGFTPNASADFKFRINGQWNGREEFPNGGPNRTYKVKPDSNIITVWYNNEVSHTGPPKADFTANSLTLFENGQVYYSDVSSGKISNWQWTFEGGTPASSTDRNPSVFYAKAGSYGARLIVSDSTLSDTLVKNNYILVNKRDTGRISWWNNSVFYELFVRSFYDSDGNGIGDFKGITQKLDYLNDGNPDTHEDLGITGIWLMPINPSPSYHGYDVTNYRDVNPAYGNMNDVKEFVSEAHKRGIRVIIDFVMNHSSNKHPWFQQSSQNNTIYRNFYRWSETNPGYSGPLGTAWFSSSSGYYYGVFGSGMPDLNYETQALKDSMFAAADFWLKEMGIDGFRLDAALYIMETGQQGQNTQATLNFWNEFDQHIKQTKPDAFAVGEAWTNSETILNYVTNNRLDYCFEFDLASSILNAVNNGDARGLSAQIQKVSNIYPFLQYGTFLTNHDQNRVMNSLQNNTDKAKAAASLYLTFPGVPYLYYGEELGMLGAKPDQQIRTPMQWTGNANAGFTTGTPWMAPNSSYTTVNVATEQAAPMSMLNWYKKLIAIRNQEAALRLGEYEGLTCTATPVMAYMRHYQGKSILVVVNTTSVAQSNLTLTLHGNVVKSGTYNVTDLLTAAGTAPITVGNSFEIKNISVGSYSTLIYSFANGSGTAVDERVDIPQDYKLFQNYPNPFNPTTTIQYSIAWQSHVDLQIFDMLGREVATLVSKVQGAGEYNVHFDGSTLPSGVYVYTMKAGEFRESKKFLLLK, from the coding sequence ATGAAAAATTCTCTTAGATTCCTGTTCATCATTTCTTTATTGATTAGCTTACAAACTGCCGTTCATTCACAAACTGTTCCGATTACCTTCAGGGTAAATATGGGCTACCTGATTTCTATGGGAAAGTTTGACCCGGCGAACGAATATGTAGACCTTGCCGGAACATTCAACAACTGGGGCTCGCCCGTCACTAAACTGGCCGATTCTGACGACGATAAAATTTATGAGATCGTAATTAACGGATTTACCCCAAATGCGTCGGCCGACTTTAAATTCAGGATTAACGGACAGTGGAATGGACGTGAGGAATTTCCTAATGGCGGACCAAACCGAACCTATAAGGTAAAACCCGATTCCAATATTATTACTGTCTGGTATAATAATGAAGTTTCACATACCGGTCCGCCGAAGGCGGACTTTACTGCAAACTCATTGACGTTATTTGAAAATGGTCAGGTATATTATTCCGACGTATCATCGGGCAAAATTTCAAACTGGCAGTGGACCTTTGAAGGTGGAACACCCGCTTCATCTACAGACAGGAATCCGTCGGTTTTCTACGCTAAAGCAGGCAGTTATGGTGCAAGGCTTATTGTCAGCGATTCAACCCTCAGCGACACCCTTGTAAAAAATAATTATATTCTGGTAAACAAACGCGACACCGGCAGAATCTCCTGGTGGAATAACAGCGTGTTTTATGAGCTTTTTGTACGCAGCTTTTACGACAGCGACGGCAACGGTATTGGGGATTTTAAAGGCATTACGCAGAAACTTGATTATCTTAATGACGGAAACCCCGATACGCATGAGGATCTTGGTATAACAGGAATTTGGCTTATGCCGATAAACCCTTCCCCAAGCTACCATGGATATGATGTAACAAATTACCGCGATGTTAACCCGGCTTACGGTAACATGAATGATGTGAAGGAATTCGTGAGCGAAGCACATAAACGGGGTATTCGTGTAATTATTGATTTCGTAATGAACCATAGTTCAAACAAGCATCCGTGGTTCCAGCAGTCGTCTCAGAACAACACGATTTACAGAAATTTTTACCGCTGGTCAGAGACGAATCCCGGTTATTCCGGTCCGCTCGGCACAGCATGGTTCAGCAGTTCATCGGGTTATTATTATGGCGTATTCGGCTCCGGCATGCCAGACCTGAATTATGAAACACAGGCTCTCAAAGACAGCATGTTTGCAGCCGCAGATTTTTGGCTTAAGGAAATGGGAATTGACGGCTTCCGCCTTGATGCGGCGCTTTATATTATGGAAACAGGTCAGCAGGGTCAAAACACACAGGCAACGCTCAACTTCTGGAATGAATTCGACCAGCATATAAAGCAGACCAAACCGGATGCTTTTGCAGTTGGTGAAGCTTGGACCAACAGCGAGACAATTCTAAATTATGTTACAAATAACCGGCTGGACTATTGTTTTGAGTTTGATCTTGCCTCCTCAATCCTGAATGCCGTAAACAACGGAGATGCAAGGGGTTTATCAGCCCAAATACAGAAAGTCAGTAACATTTATCCTTTTCTTCAATACGGAACGTTTCTTACCAATCATGATCAGAACCGGGTAATGAACTCATTGCAGAATAACACCGATAAAGCAAAGGCCGCAGCTTCACTATATCTAACATTCCCGGGCGTACCATATTTATATTACGGCGAGGAACTGGGAATGCTGGGAGCCAAACCCGACCAACAAATACGGACGCCTATGCAGTGGACGGGTAATGCCAATGCCGGTTTTACTACGGGAACACCATGGATGGCGCCTAATAGCAGCTACACTACAGTCAATGTAGCGACCGAGCAGGCGGCCCCGATGTCAATGCTCAACTGGTACAAAAAACTTATTGCCATCAGGAACCAGGAGGCTGCACTCCGCCTGGGTGAATATGAAGGACTTACGTGTACGGCTACTCCGGTAATGGCATATATGAGACATTATCAGGGTAAATCGATTTTGGTGGTTGTCAATACAACATCCGTCGCACAGTCCAATCTCACGCTTACACTGCATGGAAATGTTGTAAAATCCGGGACATATAACGTTACCGATCTGCTTACAGCAGCCGGCACTGCACCAATCACAGTTGGTAATTCATTTGAAATAAAAAATATTTCCGTTGGATCATACAGCACACTTATATATTCTTTTGCAAATGGCTCTGGGACAGCTGTTGATGAAAGAGTGGATATACCACAGGATTATAAATTATTTCAGAATTACCCGAATCCCTTTAACCCTACAACTACAATCCAGTATTCAATTGCCTGGCAGTCACACGTTGACCTTCAGATATTTGACATGCTGGGGCGCGAAGTAGCAACCCTGGTGAGTAAAGTGCAGGGTGCTGGGGAGTATAATGTTCACTTCGACGGTTCAACGCTTCCGAGCGGAGTTTATGTTTACACTATGAAGGCGGGAGAATTCAGGGAGAGTAAAAAGTTTTTGCTTTTAAAATGA
- a CDS encoding T9SS type A sorting domain-containing protein, with product MKKLILILLPFFFFLSNVLATSTGSTNRNITIDGVITKGATNGTNGADWEADEEYLANDGVKFYLTWDNVNLYVAWKGGTSGHQRILWIDTDPKGVPTSGTGLDSLSPYGGVNAKLPFTANFFVNFESATVDRSYKFNAISSIWVKVSNNAFTRTISVDGSEYEAKIPWDSLGGRPSRMYFLSYINEKSGSGFVPGNTDGYIYGGAPTTVTSGDFDGNNFTMTIDAANTWFAATIASGVAPFSKQGALLRVDEHAGQTIPLTYSIEQNYPNPFNPTTNFQYSLAQEGLISLKIYDLVGHEIATLVNEVKQPGIYYATWNAAGLSSGIYFYKMQTKEFISTKKMILIK from the coding sequence ATGAAAAAATTGATACTGATACTTTTACCTTTTTTCTTCTTCTTAAGCAACGTGTTGGCGACATCGACTGGTTCAACGAACAGAAATATTACCATTGATGGAGTAATAACAAAAGGAGCTACAAATGGAACAAATGGAGCAGACTGGGAAGCTGATGAAGAATATCTTGCAAACGATGGTGTTAAATTCTATTTGACGTGGGATAATGTGAATCTTTATGTTGCATGGAAAGGGGGCACATCGGGACATCAACGAATTTTATGGATTGATACCGACCCAAAGGGAGTACCCACATCGGGAACTGGTTTGGACTCTCTCTCCCCTTATGGAGGTGTAAATGCGAAATTACCTTTTACTGCTAATTTTTTTGTGAATTTTGAAAGTGCAACTGTCGATAGATCGTATAAATTTAATGCAATCTCATCAATATGGGTCAAAGTGTCAAACAATGCGTTTACGCGAACAATTTCTGTCGATGGCAGTGAATATGAAGCCAAAATTCCATGGGACTCTCTCGGTGGAAGACCAAGTCGAATGTATTTTTTGTCTTACATTAATGAAAAATCGGGCAGTGGTTTCGTTCCAGGAAATACCGATGGCTATATTTATGGAGGTGCACCAACAACAGTAACAAGCGGAGATTTTGACGGCAATAACTTTACTATGACAATTGATGCTGCTAATACATGGTTTGCCGCAACAATCGCCTCTGGTGTTGCGCCTTTTTCAAAACAAGGCGCCCTTCTTCGTGTTGATGAACATGCTGGTCAAACAATTCCGCTAACATATTCCATTGAACAAAATTATCCAAATCCATTCAACCCAACGACAAATTTTCAATACAGTCTTGCTCAAGAAGGATTAATTTCGTTAAAGATTTATGATCTTGTAGGTCACGAGATTGCAACGTTGGTAAATGAAGTGAAGCAGCCGGGTATTTATTATGCCACTTGGAATGCTGCGGGATTAAGCAGCGGTATATATTTTTATAAAATGCAAACCAAAGAGTTCATCTCAACAAAAAAGATGATCTTAATAAAATAG
- a CDS encoding TonB-dependent receptor — protein sequence MKTLLLLCCIVTLSSLGLGQNVLQGTVTDSTTNEKLIGINVFLEGTSLGGITDIEGNYRINNIPEGTYTVRVSCVGYESKKLVLTFSEDQNQSFHVRLYPAIIAGEEVVITAQMRGQMAAINQQITSKSIMNVVSEEKIQELPDANAASAIGRLPGVSLLRSGGEANKVILRGLSDKFSVVTIDGNRMAPTDANERGVDLSTISQGSLAGIELTKASTSDKDADAIAGSVNLVTRKAPSERLIRIEPRGSYNGLDKSANQYNFSGRYGERFFDDLFGIQISGNLERAIRSNESTDLNYDLTGIKNGNDYEITSFRPLYTNEIRKRGGGSIILDFDTPDGGRLLINTMLNQTSRNYLTSNRNYTQTGQVIYDYRDRETEITTINSFLHGENYLVGLKVNWNLAFSQAKRDDPFDFELNLIEPSLRDSTGKTISGMSNVPKDYAKGPVEKWIPYALNNFQTATIDHANDNAQTNFDKEKSVSLNLSKEYSLSDFLSGELKFGGKYRQKSRYASFHQTRANYYLHTWPVWTKQKDGTVVRKDLSGTQFENLKLTQGGLVIFSNFLDAIPENRAIYGKYALYPLINRDALRLWRQLNINGYLDQTGNDPEYKKNVEVEGDVYGITERVLAGYAMNTLNIGAQFSLVTGVRIESDDNDYNSKYTPKTLSGFPFPIGELRDTTVFHQESVVLPNIHAIVRPLDFMNIRLAGYKMLARPDFNQRLQKFVASSITGINTMTVGNPNLKNAVAWNYEIQTQFYGNTIGLFSASAFYKDIKNMYHATNGVQVSGQNTLDSLGVPWKDPFPGVNSKFNLNFPYNSTKPTRVWGFEIEHQTDFKFLPGFLSNIVLNYNITIVRSETWVTSSKVVTDTVIQDPFPFPTPRTQVFLINTKQKLEDQPEFFGNASLGYDIADFSFRISMFHQSSYNATFSSNQRSDGVQDAYTRWDVTLKQKFTDFISVTLNLNNITNTQEGTTTANRFHSEWDLPNVNNRYGASAELGVRIEL from the coding sequence ATGAAAACCTTGTTGCTGCTCTGTTGTATTGTTACTCTCTCCTCTCTCGGACTCGGACAGAATGTCCTCCAAGGGACAGTCACAGATTCTACCACCAATGAAAAACTGATTGGTATCAACGTGTTTCTCGAAGGAACATCGTTGGGTGGAATAACAGATATTGAAGGAAATTATAGAATTAATAACATTCCCGAGGGAACATATACCGTACGGGTTTCGTGTGTGGGATACGAATCAAAAAAACTTGTTTTAACTTTTTCTGAAGATCAAAATCAATCCTTTCATGTTCGTTTGTATCCGGCCATTATTGCCGGCGAGGAAGTAGTGATCACCGCGCAAATGCGGGGACAGATGGCTGCTATAAATCAGCAAATAACTTCAAAATCCATAATGAATGTTGTATCCGAAGAGAAAATACAGGAGCTGCCTGATGCTAACGCAGCATCGGCAATTGGTCGTTTACCTGGTGTGTCTTTGCTCCGTAGTGGAGGCGAGGCTAATAAAGTAATCTTGCGCGGGTTAAGTGATAAATTTTCCGTTGTCACAATCGATGGAAATAGAATGGCACCAACCGATGCGAATGAACGTGGAGTTGATTTAAGCACAATTTCCCAGGGATCGTTGGCAGGAATCGAACTGACGAAAGCATCCACATCAGATAAAGATGCCGATGCCATTGCTGGCAGTGTAAATTTAGTGACAAGAAAAGCTCCATCGGAAAGATTGATTAGAATTGAACCCAGGGGATCATATAACGGTTTAGATAAATCCGCAAACCAATACAATTTTTCCGGAAGATACGGAGAACGTTTTTTTGACGATTTGTTTGGGATTCAAATATCCGGCAACCTCGAACGGGCCATTAGAAGCAATGAATCAACAGATCTTAATTACGATCTCACGGGAATAAAGAATGGCAATGATTATGAAATCACTTCATTCAGACCACTCTATACTAATGAAATACGAAAACGCGGCGGCGGAAGTATCATTTTGGATTTTGATACACCCGATGGAGGTCGTCTTTTAATAAACACGATGTTGAATCAAACTTCGAGAAACTATTTGACGTCGAATCGGAATTATACACAAACAGGACAAGTCATTTATGACTATCGAGATAGGGAGACAGAAATTACTACGATTAATTCGTTTCTCCATGGCGAAAATTACCTTGTTGGATTGAAAGTAAATTGGAATCTTGCCTTCTCTCAGGCAAAAAGAGATGATCCCTTTGATTTTGAATTAAATTTGATCGAGCCTTCTTTACGTGATTCTACGGGGAAAACTATTTCTGGAATGAGTAACGTCCCTAAAGATTATGCTAAAGGTCCCGTTGAAAAGTGGATTCCTTACGCGTTGAATAATTTTCAAACAGCAACCATTGATCATGCAAACGATAATGCACAGACAAACTTTGATAAAGAAAAAAGTGTATCGCTTAATCTTTCCAAAGAATATTCTTTAAGTGATTTTTTATCCGGTGAATTAAAATTTGGCGGGAAATATAGACAAAAATCAAGATATGCATCGTTTCATCAAACAAGAGCAAATTATTATCTGCATACATGGCCTGTCTGGACAAAACAGAAAGATGGTACAGTCGTAAGAAAAGATTTGTCGGGAACACAATTTGAGAACTTGAAATTAACACAAGGGGGTTTAGTTATCTTCTCAAATTTTCTTGATGCTATTCCGGAAAATCGCGCTATTTACGGGAAATATGCATTGTATCCATTAATCAATAGGGATGCATTACGTTTATGGAGACAACTCAACATTAACGGTTATTTAGATCAAACGGGAAATGATCCAGAATATAAGAAAAACGTTGAAGTAGAGGGTGATGTTTATGGAATTACCGAACGTGTCCTTGCCGGATATGCTATGAATACTTTGAATATTGGCGCACAATTCTCTCTTGTAACAGGAGTTCGAATAGAAAGTGATGACAATGACTACAATTCAAAATATACACCAAAAACCCTCAGTGGTTTTCCGTTCCCAATTGGTGAATTACGAGACACGACTGTTTTTCATCAAGAAAGTGTTGTTCTTCCTAACATTCATGCAATTGTTAGACCGTTAGATTTTATGAACATACGCTTGGCCGGTTACAAGATGTTGGCCAGACCGGATTTTAATCAACGATTACAGAAATTCGTTGCAAGTTCAATTACCGGTATTAATACGATGACCGTTGGTAATCCGAACTTAAAAAATGCTGTCGCTTGGAACTATGAGATTCAGACACAATTCTATGGAAATACGATCGGGCTATTTTCTGCATCTGCATTTTATAAAGATATTAAAAATATGTACCACGCAACAAATGGGGTTCAGGTTTCCGGACAGAATACGCTTGATAGTCTTGGCGTTCCATGGAAGGATCCTTTCCCCGGTGTGAACAGTAAATTTAATCTCAATTTCCCTTACAATTCAACAAAGCCGACGCGTGTTTGGGGATTTGAAATTGAGCATCAAACAGATTTTAAATTCCTTCCCGGTTTCCTAAGCAATATTGTTTTGAATTACAATATCACGATCGTACGATCAGAAACTTGGGTTACCTCATCCAAAGTAGTGACAGATACTGTCATTCAGGATCCATTCCCTTTTCCGACACCTCGAACACAAGTTTTTCTCATCAATACAAAGCAAAAACTGGAAGATCAACCCGAATTTTTTGGAAATGCTTCTCTTGGATACGACATCGCAGATTTTTCATTCAGAATTTCAATGTTTCATCAGAGCAGCTACAACGCCACATTTTCCTCTAATCAGAGAAGTGACGGAGTTCAGGATGCATACACTCGATGGGATGTAACATTGAAACAGAAGTTCACGGATTTTATTTCGGTCACTTTAAATTTAAACAATATTACCAATACACAAGAAGGAACAACCACTGCTAATAGATTTCATTCAGAATGGGATTTGCCAAATGTAAACAACAGATATGGTGCTTCTGCTGAACTTGGAGTAAGAATTGAGCTATAA
- a CDS encoding T9SS type A sorting domain-containing protein, translated as MRGIVIVLSVILCSTVLSYGQAADEVVLPDFATSGKYLNDQIAGDTTALGARNNPNRTYVLKRNGSYLLVSSIRNNAWTLSIKAEAGTGKKPVVFSFKNPVTATYPAFQFDVRGNFWLKNVALVGWSTIAADISLMPTQIIKVNGAGFDLQVDSCLLLGANGSQIQVPSATHLVSVTNTLFTQWGNIYNSDIGNGRPFDLRNTSIDSVIIRNCTFTDGTDRIVRHHSSVGGIKLFIFDHNTIVNVLSTHGCMELGKVGTKVSITNNLFVDNFVLGRDSTDDVRLAEFGDANEKEPNGKNKMTFVSSVPDSAGQVVSTAYVVRNNYYAVTSGVQTWYNTKSTLGIGSLIPLTSYINKKLAADSLTAFRKDTIAFTLSSKNLVPFATWYYDPAGANKKKVNTGFDATKDFQRSDWKYYLDTMKLTYPTSRPAYTGADGGQPAGSLMWWNLTVLDVEKSAAQIAPNTFTLDQNYPNPFNPSTTLSYKIAQAGFVSLKVYDLLGREVATLVNEVMQPGNYTAQWNASGFSSGIYFYKMDAGSFVSTKKMILMK; from the coding sequence ATGAGAGGCATTGTTATCGTTCTAAGTGTCATCTTATGCTCCACAGTCCTATCCTACGGGCAGGCTGCGGATGAAGTAGTGTTACCGGATTTTGCTACATCCGGAAAATATCTTAACGATCAAATAGCTGGAGATACGACTGCGTTAGGAGCAAGAAATAATCCAAACCGAACATACGTGCTAAAAAGGAATGGATCATATTTATTAGTTTCTTCCATACGCAATAATGCTTGGACACTGAGCATAAAAGCAGAAGCCGGTACAGGAAAAAAACCTGTTGTGTTTTCATTTAAAAATCCAGTCACAGCTACATATCCGGCATTTCAATTTGATGTTCGTGGAAACTTTTGGCTAAAGAATGTAGCTTTAGTAGGTTGGTCTACTATTGCCGCGGACATATCACTTATGCCGACTCAAATTATTAAGGTCAACGGAGCAGGATTCGATCTTCAGGTTGACAGCTGCCTTCTTTTAGGAGCAAATGGATCACAAATTCAAGTACCCTCAGCTACTCACTTGGTTTCTGTGACAAATACTCTTTTTACACAATGGGGTAATATCTATAATTCAGATATCGGCAATGGCAGACCGTTTGATTTACGAAACACTTCGATCGATAGCGTCATCATTAGAAACTGCACATTCACCGACGGTACTGATAGAATTGTTCGTCACCATTCAAGCGTTGGTGGAATTAAGTTGTTTATTTTTGATCATAATACAATTGTTAATGTATTGTCGACACATGGTTGTATGGAATTAGGGAAAGTAGGTACAAAAGTTTCTATTACAAATAATCTATTTGTTGACAATTTCGTTCTGGGTCGCGATTCTACCGATGACGTGCGATTGGCTGAATTTGGTGATGCAAACGAGAAAGAACCAAATGGTAAAAACAAAATGACATTCGTTAGCAGTGTCCCTGACTCTGCTGGACAGGTTGTTTCGACAGCATACGTTGTACGAAATAACTATTATGCAGTAACATCGGGAGTTCAAACATGGTATAATACAAAAAGTACGCTTGGAATTGGAAGTCTCATACCACTCACTAGCTATATTAACAAAAAGCTTGCTGCAGATTCTCTTACAGCTTTCAGAAAAGATACTATCGCATTTACACTTTCAAGTAAAAACTTAGTTCCGTTTGCTACGTGGTATTATGATCCAGCAGGTGCAAATAAGAAAAAAGTTAATACCGGATTTGATGCAACAAAAGATTTCCAGCGTTCAGATTGGAAATACTACTTGGATACAATGAAGCTCACCTATCCGACTTCACGACCGGCATATACAGGTGCAGACGGCGGGCAACCGGCGGGATCCCTTATGTGGTGGAATCTCACAGTATTGGATGTAGAAAAATCGGCAGCACAAATAGCACCGAACACATTCACATTGGATCAAAATTATCCAAATCCATTCAATCCTAGCACCACTTTAAGTTACAAAATTGCACAAGCTGGTTTTGTATCTTTAAAGGTCTATGATCTATTAGGAAGAGAAGTTGCAACGCTCGTAAATGAAGTGATGCAGCCGGGCAATTATACTGCCCAATGGAATGCTTCAGGATTCAGCAGCGGCATTTATTTCTATAAGATGGATGCAGGATCGTTTGTCTCCACGAAAAAAATGATCTTGATGAAATAG